From a region of the Acidobacteriota bacterium genome:
- a CDS encoding amino acid permease yields MSFRRVLTPFDATMVVIGGIIGSGIFINPYIVAQRLSSGPLVLVAWVAGGAIALVGALAYAELGTRSPKAGGQYVYLRDGLHPLLGFLYGWALLVSIESGAVAAVALTFAQYALRLAGGAESAATPLAVAAIVLLSGVNAAGVKPGSRVLNVFVILKVAALAVLIGAGLFFAGSGTWRQQTQAVPHAPLLAFGTAMVPILFAYGGWQNANYVAEEIERPERTLPLSLLAGTALVVLVYVLVNLVYLRALGLEGLAATSTPAADAAQRMFGGAGRTFVTAAIAISTFGFLDLAILAPTRVYYAVAADGAFPQALARLHPRFGTPVLAIALQSGWSIALLLTGNYGELLNTVVFADWIFFGLTVLSLFAYRSRSRGEATGYRMPGYPVLPAAFVAVAALIVYSVVRADPVRAGMGAVLLAAGVPVYWWFTRGR; encoded by the coding sequence GTGTCGTTCCGGCGCGTTCTGACCCCTTTCGACGCCACGATGGTGGTCATCGGGGGCATCATCGGCTCCGGCATCTTCATCAATCCCTACATCGTCGCGCAGCGGCTTTCGAGCGGCCCGCTGGTGCTCGTGGCGTGGGTCGCGGGAGGTGCGATCGCGCTGGTTGGCGCGCTCGCGTACGCCGAGCTGGGCACCCGGTCGCCGAAGGCAGGCGGGCAGTACGTCTACCTGCGCGACGGTCTCCATCCCCTGCTTGGATTCCTGTACGGCTGGGCCCTGCTCGTGTCGATTGAAAGCGGCGCGGTGGCAGCCGTCGCGCTGACGTTCGCGCAATACGCGCTGCGGCTGGCCGGCGGCGCCGAATCCGCGGCGACGCCGCTGGCGGTTGCGGCGATTGTCCTGCTCTCGGGCGTCAACGCCGCCGGCGTGAAGCCGGGCAGCCGCGTGCTCAACGTGTTCGTCATCCTCAAGGTAGCGGCGCTCGCGGTGTTGATTGGGGCGGGGCTGTTCTTCGCGGGCAGCGGCACCTGGCGGCAGCAGACCCAGGCCGTGCCGCACGCGCCCCTCCTGGCGTTCGGCACCGCGATGGTGCCGATCCTGTTCGCCTACGGCGGCTGGCAGAACGCGAACTACGTTGCCGAAGAGATCGAGCGGCCGGAACGGACGCTGCCCCTCAGCCTGCTCGCCGGCACCGCGCTCGTCGTCCTCGTCTACGTTCTCGTGAACCTCGTGTACCTCCGCGCGCTGGGACTCGAAGGCCTGGCCGCGACAAGCACGCCGGCGGCGGATGCGGCGCAGCGCATGTTCGGCGGCGCGGGGCGGACGTTCGTCACGGCCGCCATCGCGATTTCCACCTTCGGGTTTCTCGATCTGGCGATCCTGGCGCCGACACGCGTGTACTATGCTGTCGCGGCCGACGGCGCCTTCCCGCAGGCGCTGGCGCGCCTTCATCCCCGCTTCGGCACGCCGGTCCTCGCCATCGCCCTTCAATCCGGGTGGTCGATCGCGCTGCTGCTGACGGGCAACTACGGCGAGCTGCTGAACACCGTGGTGTTCGCCGACTGGATCTTCTTCGGGCTGACGGTGCTGTCGCTCTTCGCCTATCGGAGCCGATCGCGCGGCGAAGCGACGGGCTATCGCATGCCGGGCTATCCGGTGCTCCCGGCGGCATTCGTCGCGGTCGCGGCGTTGATTGTCTACAGCGTCGTGCGGGCCGATCCGGTGCGCGCCGGCATGGGAGCGGTGCTGCTCGCCGCCGGGGTGCCTGTGTACTGGTGGTTCACGCGAGGACGATGA
- a CDS encoding aminotransferase class I/II-fold pyridoxal phosphate-dependent enzyme, with the protein MRFQAAYMTWAKARPHVRVDLAVSNVLPCSVEEVQGAAAALDFSGRNDDGFPPLLDAIANRYGVAADRVATAIGTSGANFLAALALVGPGDDVLVEGPAYDPLLAIPRALGANVVRFARRFEDGFAIDPNAVRRAMTRATKLIILTQPHNPSGGLTPDGDLAAVAHIAAEHGAFVLVDEVYLDAARGCGAPPAAGIADNVISTNSLTKSYGLAPLRCGWAIASAPVAERIRRARDVVDGTGSIPAERLSVIAFSQLERLAARARAIVEPNVATLRGFLAATPELQGFVQHGTVAFPRLSSGGDATIFAERLARERETAVVPGRFFEAPAHFRIGIAVAPDVLAQGLSAISATLRSEPRIP; encoded by the coding sequence ATGCGTTTCCAGGCTGCTTACATGACGTGGGCCAAAGCGCGGCCGCACGTTCGCGTCGACCTCGCCGTGAGCAACGTTCTTCCCTGCTCCGTCGAAGAGGTGCAGGGGGCCGCGGCCGCGCTCGATTTTTCCGGACGCAACGACGACGGCTTTCCGCCGCTCCTCGACGCGATCGCGAACCGCTACGGCGTGGCCGCCGATCGAGTGGCGACGGCGATCGGCACGTCGGGCGCGAACTTCCTCGCCGCGCTGGCGCTGGTCGGACCGGGAGACGACGTCCTGGTGGAGGGACCCGCCTACGATCCGCTGCTCGCCATTCCCCGGGCGCTTGGCGCGAACGTCGTTCGCTTCGCGCGCCGTTTCGAGGACGGCTTCGCCATCGATCCCAATGCGGTCAGGCGCGCGATGACGCGCGCGACGAAGCTGATCATCCTGACGCAGCCGCACAACCCCAGCGGCGGCCTGACGCCGGACGGGGACCTCGCCGCCGTCGCGCACATCGCTGCGGAGCACGGCGCGTTCGTGCTCGTCGACGAGGTCTACCTGGATGCCGCGCGCGGCTGCGGCGCGCCACCGGCCGCCGGCATCGCCGATAACGTGATCTCCACCAACAGCCTCACCAAATCGTATGGACTGGCTCCGCTGCGCTGCGGGTGGGCGATTGCATCGGCGCCGGTTGCCGAGCGCATCCGCCGGGCGCGCGACGTCGTGGACGGCACGGGATCGATCCCCGCCGAGCGGCTGTCGGTGATCGCCTTCAGCCAACTCGAGCGGCTGGCCGCGCGCGCGCGCGCGATCGTGGAACCAAACGTGGCAACCCTGCGCGGGTTCCTCGCGGCGACACCTGAGCTGCAGGGATTCGTGCAGCACGGGACTGTCGCCTTTCCGCGCTTGAGCTCAGGTGGGGACGCGACGATATTTGCCGAGCGGCTCGCCCGCGAGCGCGAGACGGCGGTTGTGCCCGGGAGGTTCTTTGAAGCGCCCGCACACTTCCGGATCGGGATCGCCGTTGCGCCGGACGTCCTGGCCCAAGGCCTCTCCGCAATCTCCGCGACGCTGCGCTCCGAGCCGCGAATCCCCTGA
- a CDS encoding OsmC family protein, whose product MADTHTVTLKFEEGYRCRATFESVPGAPQIVLDEPAPLGNATGPNALDMLAAAVGNCLAASLMFCLKKSRADVTGLAATVTTHTSRSEGGRLRISHIDVALEPSFADADSAKFERCATLFEDFCTVTASIRQGVAVNVSLKS is encoded by the coding sequence ATGGCTGATACGCACACCGTCACGTTGAAGTTCGAGGAGGGATATCGGTGCCGGGCGACGTTCGAGAGCGTTCCCGGCGCGCCCCAGATCGTTCTCGACGAGCCGGCGCCCCTGGGGAACGCGACGGGTCCGAACGCGCTGGACATGCTCGCGGCAGCGGTGGGAAACTGCCTCGCCGCGAGCCTGATGTTCTGCCTGAAGAAGTCGCGCGCCGACGTGACCGGGCTGGCGGCGACGGTCACCACGCACACGTCGAGAAGCGAGGGAGGGCGGCTGCGCATCTCTCACATCGACGTCGCGCTGGAGCCCTCGTTTGCGGACGCCGACTCCGCGAAGTTCGAGCGCTGCGCAACCCTGTTCGAAGATTTCTGCACCGTGACGGCCAGCATTCGTCAGGGTGTGGCGGTGAACGTCAGCCTGAAGTCCTGA
- a CDS encoding NapC/NirT family cytochrome c — protein MTINYKFWEGRHPLIAIGAALATIGALAFLAFFVLDLFREHGNPYLGILFFLLLPGVFIFGLLLMPLGAWLERRRRLAGKPPAEWPRVDLNDVRQREIVFGIVLLTLVNAVIVSLAAYRGLEFMDSVTFCGKVCHEVMEPEFVANQAGPHARVVCVDCHIGPGAPWFVRSKLSGTRQVFAVMLSTFSRPIPSPVHNLRPARDTCEQCHWPAKFHGDIVRVSREYASDETNSETVTTLRVHVGGGDPGLGQVSGIHWHMALANKVEYIATDEKRQVIPYVKFTDRFGNVKEYRSEGVTQAELDRNELRLMDCVDCHNRPSHPFSPSAERAVDGAIGSNEIPRDLPFVRREGVAVLKAEHSSQQAAFDAIASKVRAFYRSTYPDVYAQRRQDVERAVNALQGLYRRNVFPSMKVGWGTYPNNIGHMDFPGCFRCHDDSHKAQDGSVIKQDCETCHTIE, from the coding sequence ATGACCATCAATTACAAGTTCTGGGAGGGGCGACACCCGCTGATCGCGATTGGCGCCGCCCTCGCCACTATCGGTGCGCTCGCGTTTCTGGCGTTCTTCGTCCTGGACCTGTTCCGCGAGCATGGCAACCCCTATCTGGGGATCCTGTTTTTCCTGCTGCTCCCCGGGGTGTTCATCTTCGGCCTGCTGTTGATGCCGCTCGGCGCGTGGCTCGAACGCCGCCGGCGGCTGGCTGGGAAGCCGCCGGCCGAGTGGCCCCGGGTCGATCTGAACGACGTGCGGCAGCGGGAGATCGTCTTCGGCATCGTGCTGCTGACGCTCGTCAACGCCGTGATCGTGTCGCTCGCGGCGTACCGCGGCCTCGAGTTCATGGACTCGGTGACCTTCTGCGGGAAGGTCTGCCACGAGGTCATGGAGCCCGAGTTCGTGGCGAACCAGGCCGGCCCGCACGCCCGGGTGGTTTGCGTCGACTGCCACATCGGGCCGGGCGCGCCGTGGTTCGTCCGGTCGAAGCTGTCCGGCACGCGGCAGGTGTTCGCGGTGATGCTGAGCACGTTCTCGCGACCGATTCCCTCGCCGGTGCACAACCTGCGCCCGGCGCGGGACACCTGCGAGCAGTGTCACTGGCCCGCGAAGTTCCACGGCGACATCGTGCGCGTCAGCCGGGAATACGCGTCGGACGAGACGAACTCTGAAACCGTGACGACGCTGCGCGTGCACGTCGGCGGAGGGGATCCGGGCCTGGGCCAGGTCTCCGGGATCCACTGGCACATGGCCCTGGCGAACAAGGTCGAGTACATCGCGACCGACGAGAAACGCCAGGTGATTCCGTACGTGAAGTTCACGGACCGCTTCGGCAATGTGAAGGAGTACCGGAGCGAGGGGGTGACGCAGGCGGAGCTGGACAGGAACGAGCTGCGGCTCATGGACTGCGTGGACTGCCACAACCGTCCCAGCCATCCGTTTTCGCCGTCGGCAGAACGCGCCGTGGACGGCGCCATCGGAAGCAACGAGATTCCGCGCGACCTTCCGTTCGTGCGACGCGAGGGGGTGGCGGTCCTGAAAGCCGAGCACTCCTCGCAGCAAGCGGCCTTCGATGCGATCGCGTCGAAGGTCCGGGCATTTTACCGATCGACGTACCCCGACGTGTACGCCCAGCGCCGCCAGGACGTGGAGCGCGCCGTCAATGCGCTCCAGGGGCTGTATCGGCGCAACGTGTTCCCGTCGATGAAGGTCGGGTGGGGCACGTATCCGAACAACATCGGGCACATGGATTTCCCGGGATGCTTCCGCTGCCACGACGACAGCCACAAGGCGCAGGACGGGTCGGTCATCAAGCAGGATTGCGAGACCTGTCACACCATTGAATAG
- a CDS encoding nitric-oxide reductase large subunit, whose protein sequence is MRKYWTGFILVVVLSFGVLGWVGTRIYQSMPPVPVRVVASDGATVVPDGDIAAGQNVWQSMGGMELGSIWGHGSYVAPDWTADWLHRESLLILDDWSAAGHARPYADLLPEQQAALRERLERVMRQNTFDAGTGTLVLDPARGRAFAANAAHYADVFGSGRAEYAIPRDTLTDPRRARQLAAFIFWTSWAASTNRPNERVSYTSNWPHEPLVGNRPTGDTVVWTGVSIIMLLAGIGVMASWYATRREEAPGPMPLYDPLLGSRATPAQRAVVKYFWTVSGLLLLQMAMGIIAAHYGVEGDAFYGVPISSFLPYSVARTWHVQLGIFWIATAWLAAGLYIASAVGSRDQDPPFQRLGTNVLFGALVVVVLGSMAGQWLSIRQQLGIGDAWFYFGHSGYEYIDLGRAWQIALLVGLLLWLFLMVRALLPALRKTGTESPEQAEQRPILFLFLISTIAIASFYAAAFGAGRHTNLAMAEYWRWWVVHLWVEGFFEVFATVVIAFLFARLRLVSLKLAGEASLLSATIFLSGGIIGTLHHLYFTGTPTLALAFGSVFSALEVVPLLFVGYEAWENLKLSRATAWARKYRWPIYFFVSVAFWNLVGAGLFGFMINPPIALYYMQGLNTTPVHGHAALFGVYGMLGLGLMLFSLRAMRPEVVWKERLLSFGFWATNVGLFAMVVLSLLPVGLMQTWASVEVGYWYARSPEFLQGGAINAFRWLRIVGDTIFAAGIVSLVLFMFGLSSGHTVRAAEAAGAALPERTPA, encoded by the coding sequence ATGCGCAAGTACTGGACTGGCTTCATCCTCGTGGTCGTTCTCTCGTTCGGAGTCCTCGGCTGGGTCGGCACGCGCATTTACCAGTCGATGCCACCGGTGCCGGTTCGCGTGGTGGCCAGCGACGGCGCCACGGTCGTGCCCGACGGCGACATCGCCGCGGGGCAGAACGTGTGGCAGTCGATGGGCGGGATGGAACTCGGGTCGATCTGGGGCCACGGGAGTTACGTCGCGCCGGACTGGACGGCGGACTGGCTGCATCGTGAAAGCCTGCTCATCCTCGACGACTGGAGCGCCGCCGGGCACGCGCGCCCGTACGCGGACCTGCTGCCGGAACAACAGGCCGCGCTGCGCGAACGGCTCGAGCGGGTGATGCGGCAGAACACGTTCGACGCCGGTACCGGCACGCTGGTGCTGGACCCGGCGCGCGGACGCGCGTTCGCGGCCAACGCGGCGCACTACGCGGATGTGTTCGGCTCGGGACGCGCGGAATACGCCATCCCGCGCGACACCCTGACCGACCCGCGGCGCGCGCGGCAGCTCGCCGCGTTCATCTTCTGGACCTCGTGGGCCGCGTCGACCAACCGCCCGAACGAACGCGTGAGCTACACCAGCAACTGGCCGCACGAGCCGCTGGTGGGCAACCGGCCGACGGGTGACACCGTCGTCTGGACGGGCGTGAGCATCATCATGCTGCTCGCCGGGATCGGCGTCATGGCGTCCTGGTACGCCACCCGGCGCGAAGAGGCGCCCGGCCCGATGCCGCTGTACGATCCGCTCCTCGGCAGCCGCGCGACGCCCGCCCAGCGTGCCGTCGTGAAGTACTTCTGGACCGTGAGCGGGCTGCTGCTGCTGCAGATGGCGATGGGCATCATCGCCGCGCACTACGGCGTCGAAGGCGATGCGTTCTACGGCGTGCCGATCTCGTCCTTCCTTCCCTACAGCGTCGCGCGCACGTGGCACGTGCAGCTCGGGATCTTCTGGATCGCCACGGCGTGGCTCGCCGCGGGCCTCTACATCGCCTCCGCGGTCGGCTCGCGCGACCAGGATCCTCCCTTCCAGCGGCTCGGCACGAACGTGCTGTTCGGCGCGCTGGTCGTCGTCGTGCTCGGGTCGATGGCCGGCCAGTGGCTCAGCATCCGGCAGCAGCTCGGCATCGGCGACGCGTGGTTTTATTTCGGGCACAGCGGATACGAGTACATCGACCTGGGCCGGGCATGGCAGATCGCGCTGCTCGTCGGGCTGTTGCTGTGGCTGTTTCTGATGGTGCGGGCGCTCCTGCCGGCGCTGCGCAAGACGGGCACCGAATCGCCGGAGCAGGCCGAGCAGCGACCCATCCTCTTTCTGTTTCTCATCTCGACCATCGCCATCGCGTCGTTCTATGCGGCGGCGTTCGGCGCCGGTCGTCACACGAACCTCGCGATGGCCGAGTACTGGCGGTGGTGGGTCGTGCACCTGTGGGTGGAAGGGTTCTTCGAGGTGTTCGCGACCGTCGTGATCGCGTTTCTGTTCGCGCGGCTGCGGCTCGTGTCGCTGAAGCTCGCGGGCGAAGCCAGCCTGCTCTCGGCGACGATCTTCCTGTCGGGCGGGATCATCGGCACGCTGCACCACCTGTACTTCACGGGCACGCCGACCCTCGCGCTGGCGTTCGGCTCGGTCTTCAGCGCGCTCGAGGTGGTGCCGTTGCTCTTTGTCGGCTACGAGGCGTGGGAGAACCTGAAGCTCTCGCGCGCGACGGCGTGGGCGCGGAAGTACCGCTGGCCGATCTATTTCTTCGTGTCCGTGGCGTTCTGGAACCTGGTTGGCGCCGGGCTGTTCGGGTTCATGATCAACCCGCCCATCGCGCTGTATTACATGCAGGGGCTGAACACCACGCCGGTGCACGGCCACGCCGCGCTTTTCGGGGTGTACGGCATGCTCGGCCTGGGGCTGATGCTGTTCTCGCTGCGCGCCATGCGGCCCGAGGTGGTCTGGAAGGAGAGGCTGCTGTCGTTCGGCTTCTGGGCGACCAACGTGGGCCTGTTCGCGATGGTGGTCCTCAGCCTTCTTCCCGTCGGGCTGATGCAGACCTGGGCGTCGGTCGAAGTCGGCTACTGGTACGCGCGCAGCCCGGAGTTCCTGCAGGGCGGCGCCATCAACGCGTTCCGCTGGCTCCGCATCGTCGGCGACACGATCTTCGCCGCCGGCATCGTCTCGCTCGTGCTGTTCATGTTCGGCCTGAGCTCCGGACACACGGTCCGGGCCGCGGAGGCGGCGGGCGCCGCACTTCCCGAGCGAACCCCCGCGTAA
- a CDS encoding PAS domain-containing protein: MDSLSTRLGALIVLALTPVLGLAVWAGVVQQRSIAEKTREHGMSLARVSAAAQERTLDEVRGMLYGLADVPVVRQGNARECSAYLAAILPHHHGLANVGVAGPGGALLCSALPFVPPIDVSDLTFFIRAVRTRRFAAGEFQKGLLTARYALNVAIPVLSRDGAVARVLFAAVDEHWLNELAAEARLPEGASLVVADRTGTIMARHPDPLRYTGHRLPTEMTSRMRGTDHGTVEAPGIDGITRLHAYVAVASSGETFGYVSVGIPASAAYAEYQRFVARGLLLLVAALVVAFAGSWVGARTLVLRPARRLLDVAGRVEAGDYSARSGGIGSGELARLSAVFDRMTAALEQRDAERRTAEEAMRELNASLERRVEERTAQLAEANAFLDSVVEALPAMLFVKDARDLRFVRFNRAGEDLLGLSRQELIGRTDFDFFPREQAEFFVQQDRVTLAAGRVVDIPEEAIRTASGDERFLHTRKIPIRDDQGRPRYLLGISTDITERRATARVLAETQQRLQAVLDNSPVAIFIKDLEGRYLLVNRFYSEIAGRSPQEIVGRNSDELFPPELAAVYAAHDREVRESRAAMQWEEHAASAAGPRVFMVSRFPLLDGGGKPYAIGGIAVDITRRKKAEEEARLARLEAEQANRAKSRFLSRMSHDFRTPLNAILGFTQLLQIEALSPEEKECVAQIKEAGEHLLALLNDVLDIARIEAGKLSLALEPVGVADLVDRCLALVAPLAAARGVSSKPVHGEARTDHVLADRHRLTQVLLNLLSNAVKYNHRGGSIEVSCLAHGLDRLRIVVSDTGPGIPPDKVPRLFVPFDRLGAEQSQTEGTGLGLTVARELARAMSGEIGLETREGAGSSFWIELPRAAAPAGDGAAPAPRDSAPSPARPDVVGTILYIDDNRANLRLLERVMARRPGVRVLTALTGAEGIEAARRHHPGVLFLDLNLPDMHGHEVVRLLKTDPATASLPIAIISGDVTGAAATATGEQVVAHFAKPFDVVRVLQFIDRMLSDRRQM; encoded by the coding sequence ATGGATAGCCTGTCAACCCGCCTCGGCGCCCTGATCGTGCTCGCGCTGACGCCGGTGCTTGGCCTCGCGGTGTGGGCAGGCGTGGTCCAGCAGCGATCGATCGCGGAAAAGACGCGCGAGCACGGCATGAGCCTCGCGCGAGTGAGCGCCGCAGCGCAGGAGCGGACACTCGACGAGGTGCGCGGCATGCTGTACGGCCTGGCCGACGTGCCGGTCGTGCGCCAGGGCAATGCGCGCGAGTGCAGCGCGTACCTCGCCGCAATCCTGCCGCATCATCATGGGCTGGCAAATGTAGGCGTCGCCGGGCCGGGCGGCGCGTTGCTGTGCAGCGCGCTGCCGTTCGTGCCGCCGATCGACGTGTCGGACCTGACGTTCTTCATTCGCGCGGTTCGCACGCGGCGGTTTGCGGCGGGCGAGTTCCAGAAGGGCCTTCTCACCGCGCGCTACGCGCTCAACGTGGCGATTCCCGTGCTCTCGAGGGACGGCGCCGTCGCGCGCGTGCTCTTCGCGGCGGTCGACGAGCACTGGCTGAACGAGCTGGCCGCGGAAGCGCGCCTGCCTGAAGGCGCCTCGCTCGTCGTGGCGGACCGGACCGGCACCATCATGGCGCGCCATCCGGACCCGTTGCGCTATACGGGCCACCGCCTGCCAACTGAGATGACGAGCCGGATGCGAGGGACGGATCACGGTACGGTGGAAGCGCCCGGCATCGATGGCATCACGCGCCTCCATGCGTACGTCGCCGTCGCATCGTCCGGAGAGACGTTCGGCTACGTCAGCGTCGGCATCCCGGCCTCTGCGGCCTACGCCGAGTACCAGCGGTTCGTGGCACGCGGTCTCCTCCTGCTCGTGGCGGCGCTCGTGGTCGCCTTTGCCGGTTCGTGGGTCGGCGCGCGCACCCTCGTGCTGCGCCCCGCGCGGCGACTGCTCGATGTCGCCGGCCGCGTTGAGGCGGGGGATTACTCGGCGCGCAGCGGCGGCATCGGATCCGGAGAGCTGGCGCGGCTTTCTGCCGTGTTCGATCGGATGACTGCCGCCCTGGAGCAGCGGGACGCCGAGCGGCGGACAGCTGAGGAAGCCATGCGCGAGCTGAACGCCAGCCTGGAGCGACGCGTCGAGGAGCGCACGGCGCAGCTCGCCGAGGCGAACGCCTTTCTCGATTCGGTGGTCGAGGCCCTGCCCGCGATGCTGTTCGTGAAGGACGCGCGCGACCTCCGGTTCGTGCGGTTCAACCGCGCGGGCGAAGACCTGCTGGGGCTGTCGCGCCAGGAGTTGATCGGCCGGACCGACTTCGACTTCTTTCCGCGGGAGCAGGCGGAGTTCTTCGTCCAGCAGGATCGCGTGACGCTCGCCGCCGGCCGGGTAGTCGATATCCCGGAGGAGGCGATTCGCACGGCGTCGGGCGACGAGCGCTTCCTGCACACGCGGAAGATCCCGATTCGCGACGACCAGGGGCGGCCGCGCTACCTCCTGGGCATCTCCACCGACATCACGGAGCGGCGCGCCACCGCGCGCGTGCTCGCCGAAACCCAGCAGCGACTGCAGGCCGTGCTGGACAACAGCCCGGTCGCCATCTTCATCAAGGATCTCGAGGGGCGCTACCTGCTCGTCAACCGCTTCTACAGCGAGATCGCCGGCAGATCTCCGCAGGAGATCGTCGGCCGGAACAGCGACGAGCTGTTCCCGCCCGAGCTCGCGGCCGTGTACGCGGCCCACGATCGCGAAGTGCGCGAATCGCGCGCGGCGATGCAGTGGGAGGAACACGCCGCCTCCGCGGCGGGCCCGCGAGTGTTCATGGTGAGTCGCTTCCCGCTCCTGGACGGCGGCGGGAAGCCGTACGCGATCGGCGGCATCGCCGTCGACATCACACGGCGGAAGAAGGCCGAAGAGGAAGCGCGGCTCGCGCGCCTGGAGGCCGAGCAGGCGAACCGCGCGAAGAGCCGGTTCCTCTCGCGCATGAGCCACGACTTTCGAACGCCCCTGAACGCGATCCTCGGCTTCACGCAGTTGCTCCAGATCGAGGCGCTGTCCCCCGAGGAGAAGGAGTGCGTGGCGCAGATCAAGGAGGCGGGCGAGCACCTGCTGGCCCTCCTCAACGATGTGCTCGACATCGCCCGGATCGAAGCGGGCAAGCTCTCGCTGGCGTTGGAACCGGTGGGCGTGGCCGACCTGGTTGACCGATGCCTCGCCCTGGTCGCGCCGCTGGCCGCCGCACGCGGAGTGTCATCGAAGCCGGTGCACGGCGAGGCGCGCACGGACCACGTGCTCGCGGACCGTCATCGCCTCACCCAGGTGCTGCTCAACCTCCTGTCCAATGCGGTGAAGTACAACCACCGCGGCGGTTCGATCGAGGTGTCCTGCCTCGCGCACGGCCTCGACAGGCTGCGCATCGTGGTGTCCGACACGGGGCCCGGCATTCCGCCCGATAAGGTGCCGCGCCTGTTCGTGCCGTTCGATCGCCTTGGTGCCGAGCAGAGCCAGACGGAGGGTACCGGCCTGGGGTTGACGGTGGCTCGCGAGCTGGCCCGCGCGATGAGCGGCGAGATCGGACTCGAGACGCGGGAGGGAGCAGGCAGTTCGTTCTGGATCGAGTTGCCGCGTGCGGCGGCGCCCGCGGGCGACGGGGCCGCACCGGCACCACGCGACAGCGCCCCGAGTCCCGCGCGGCCGGACGTGGTGGGCACGATCCTGTACATCGACGACAACCGGGCGAACCTGCGCCTGCTCGAGCGCGTGATGGCCCGCCGGCCCGGCGTGCGGGTACTCACGGCGCTCACGGGCGCCGAAGGTATTGAGGCCGCTCGGCGTCACCACCCCGGCGTGCTGTTCCTGGATCTGAATCTCCCCGACATGCACGGCCATGAGGTCGTGCGCCTCCTGAAGACAGACCCCGCGACCGCCTCGCTTCCGATCGCGATTATCAGCGGCGACGTGACGGGCGCCGCGGCCACGGCCACGGGTGAGCAGGTGGTCGCGCACTTCGCAAAACCGTTCGACGTCGTGCGCGTCCTCCAGTTCATCGACCGGATGCTCTCCGATCGGCGGCAGATGTGA